From Deltaproteobacteria bacterium, a single genomic window includes:
- a CDS encoding tyrosine--tRNA ligase, translated as MEDVLRSLRRGTVEVISGEELSRKVAASSREKRPLRVKAGFDPTAPDLHLGHTVLIQKLKHFQEAGHQVVFLIGDFTGMIGDPSGKSETRKALTREDVDRNAVTYKEQIFKILDPDRTEVRFNSEWLSPLRIEEMVRVAAQMTVARMLERDDFRKRYEEQRPISIHEFLYPLFQGYDSVALRADVEFGGTDQKFNLLVGRDLQRAYGQEPQVVMTTPLLVGLDGVNKMSKSLGNYVGITEPPETIFGKLMSISDDLMLSYYELLSDIRVAELAALKAGIADGSRHPMEAKVALARELVARFHGAGAGREAEEGFRKRFTAREFPADARRVDGKTLGEAPDLATVVSRVSASFNTKSAARRLIAQGGLEVNGERASDPAAALAGKGDIRLKIGKKEFVVLSF; from the coding sequence ATGGAAGACGTTCTCCGGTCCTTGAGGCGCGGCACGGTCGAGGTGATCTCCGGGGAGGAGCTGTCCCGGAAGGTCGCCGCGTCCTCGAGGGAGAAGCGGCCGCTTCGCGTCAAGGCGGGTTTCGATCCCACGGCGCCCGACCTCCACCTGGGGCACACGGTGCTGATCCAGAAGCTGAAGCACTTCCAGGAGGCGGGACACCAGGTGGTCTTCCTGATCGGGGACTTCACCGGCATGATCGGCGACCCCTCGGGGAAATCGGAGACCCGGAAGGCGCTCACGCGGGAGGACGTCGACCGGAACGCGGTCACGTACAAGGAGCAGATCTTCAAGATCCTCGACCCGGACCGGACCGAGGTGCGGTTCAACTCCGAATGGCTCTCCCCCCTGCGCATCGAGGAGATGGTGCGGGTCGCCGCGCAGATGACCGTCGCACGGATGCTCGAGCGGGACGACTTCCGGAAGCGGTACGAGGAACAGCGCCCGATCTCGATCCACGAATTCCTCTACCCGCTGTTCCAGGGGTACGACTCCGTGGCGCTGCGGGCCGACGTGGAGTTCGGCGGGACGGACCAGAAGTTCAACCTCCTCGTGGGACGCGACCTGCAGCGGGCGTACGGCCAGGAGCCGCAGGTGGTCATGACCACGCCGCTGCTGGTGGGGCTCGACGGGGTGAACAAGATGAGCAAGAGCCTCGGCAACTACGTCGGGATCACGGAACCGCCGGAGACGATCTTCGGGAAGCTGATGTCGATATCCGACGACCTCATGCTTTCCTACTACGAGCTGCTGTCCGACATTCGCGTCGCGGAGCTCGCCGCCTTGAAGGCGGGGATCGCCGACGGATCCCGCCACCCCATGGAGGCGAAGGTCGCCCTCGCGCGCGAGCTGGTCGCGCGCTTCCACGGGGCGGGGGCCGGACGGGAGGCGGAGGAAGGGTTCCGGAAGCGGTTCACCGCGCGGGAGTTCCCCGCCGACGCGCGAAGGGTGGACGGGAAGACGCTGGGGGAAGCACCCGACCTGGCCACCGTGGTGTCCCGCGTGTCCGCCTCGTTCAACACGAAGTCCGCCGCGCGCCGCCTGATCGCGCAGGGGGGGCTGGAAGTGAACGGGGAGAGGGCGTCGGACCCCGCCGCGGCCCTCGCGGGAAAAGGCGATATCCGCTTGAAAATCGGCAAGAAGGAGTTCGTCGTCCTGTCGTTTTGA
- a CDS encoding TIGR00282 family metallophosphoesterase, whose translation MWVLFLGDVVGKPGRKAVAEFLSRLRNVRDVDLVIANGENLASGMGMTEASVREMFDAGVDVLTGGNHVWDKKEGAPLVRSDERILRPANYPPGVEGRGWGLFRGRSGTPYAVVSLIGRVFMGGYDCPFRWADAALPEIRKSAACVVVDFHAEATSEKRALGLYLDGRVSAIAGTHTHVQTSDAERLPKGTGYITDAGMCGPRGSIIGMDPQGVLRRFLFQVPTRFEVASGEPEASGVFFDLDPGDGGCRAVQPFRISETTMRGKEPWKTFSGP comes from the coding sequence ATGTGGGTCCTGTTTCTCGGAGACGTCGTCGGCAAGCCCGGCCGGAAGGCCGTGGCGGAGTTCCTGTCGCGCCTCCGGAACGTCCGGGACGTCGACCTGGTGATCGCCAACGGGGAGAACCTCGCCAGCGGGATGGGGATGACGGAAGCCTCGGTACGAGAGATGTTCGACGCCGGGGTGGACGTGCTGACCGGCGGGAACCACGTCTGGGACAAGAAGGAGGGGGCGCCCCTGGTCCGGTCGGACGAACGGATCCTGCGCCCCGCGAACTATCCGCCGGGCGTGGAGGGGCGGGGCTGGGGCCTCTTCCGGGGCCGCAGCGGCACGCCGTACGCGGTGGTCTCCCTCATCGGAAGGGTCTTCATGGGCGGGTACGACTGCCCGTTCCGGTGGGCCGACGCGGCGCTCCCCGAGATCCGGAAGTCGGCCGCCTGCGTCGTGGTGGATTTCCACGCGGAGGCGACCTCCGAAAAGCGGGCGCTCGGGCTGTACCTCGACGGAAGGGTGTCGGCGATCGCCGGAACGCACACGCACGTCCAGACCTCCGACGCGGAACGGCTTCCGAAGGGGACCGGGTACATCACCGACGCGGGGATGTGCGGCCCCCGCGGATCGATCATCGGGATGGACCCGCAGGGGGTTCTCCGTCGGTTCCTCTTCCAGGTGCCCACGCGGTTCGAGGTGGCGTCCGGGGAACCCGAGGCGTCGGGAGTGTTCTTCGACCTGGACCCGGGGGACGGCGGGTGCCGCGCGGTGCAGCCGTTCCGCATTTCCGAAACGACGATGAGAGGTAAGGAACCATGGAAGACGTTCTCCGGTCCTTGA